A window of Dehalococcoidia bacterium contains these coding sequences:
- the aspS gene encoding aspartate--tRNA ligase, with protein sequence MLFAQRVFCGQLTLNEVGKKVLLAGWVDAFRDHGGLLFVHLRDRSGIIQIVFSPEVAAADVCRTAAALRAEYCIAVSGEVKKRLAGAENPNIETGDIEVMVGELTVLSESDGLPFSISEKAMVTGAASAGTDNVAEDLRLQYRYLDLRRPSMRDNLIARHRIFQCVREFLDSRGFVEIETPVLTASTPEGARDYLVPSRVHPQNFYALPQSPQLFKQLLMIGGMERYFQLARCFRDEDLRPNRQPEFTQLDIEASFIDEEFLYGLVEDLTVKMFDIGGITLHRPFPRMTYMEAMDTTGSDRPDLRFGLRFVDVTDVFSQTNYSIFRQILQRGGCIKGINIKGQSDKLSKNVLQNEYAKEIVPSFGARGMTWMRAEQGKLESNIVQFFSSSELKELHRRFDVADGDVLIMIADASYAVVTSALGQLRLHLANRLGLIPADSFYPVWITEFPLFEPTEEGGVTSSHHPFTAPDRTDFDPGNIEELLALRSRAYDLVVNGEELGGGSIRISDRDVQRKIFAALGLTEEETKEKFGFFLRAFDFGAPPHGGLALGMDRTVSMILQTPSIREVIAFPKNRSAACPLTGAPSTVKREQLAELGLLNLGGQVMQASGGKANPKMIRELLSKKMG encoded by the coding sequence ATGCTGTTTGCTCAACGTGTTTTTTGCGGACAATTAACTCTTAATGAAGTCGGGAAAAAGGTGCTGCTGGCCGGCTGGGTGGATGCCTTCCGCGATCATGGCGGCCTGCTATTTGTCCACCTGCGCGACCGCAGCGGCATAATTCAAATAGTCTTTAGCCCGGAAGTAGCCGCAGCCGACGTCTGCCGGACGGCGGCCGCTCTGCGCGCCGAATACTGTATCGCAGTCAGCGGCGAGGTAAAGAAGCGGTTGGCCGGCGCCGAAAATCCCAACATCGAAACAGGGGATATCGAAGTCATGGTCGGCGAGCTGACCGTGCTTTCCGAATCGGACGGGCTACCTTTTTCCATCTCCGAGAAGGCTATGGTCACCGGCGCGGCATCCGCAGGCACAGACAACGTGGCCGAGGATTTACGGCTCCAGTACCGCTATCTGGACCTGCGCCGTCCCTCAATGCGTGACAATTTAATTGCCCGCCACCGAATATTTCAGTGCGTGCGGGAATTTCTCGATTCGCGGGGCTTTGTGGAGATCGAAACGCCTGTGTTGACGGCGAGCACTCCGGAAGGTGCGCGCGATTACCTTGTCCCCAGCCGCGTCCATCCGCAGAATTTTTACGCCCTGCCCCAGTCGCCGCAGCTTTTCAAACAACTGCTGATGATCGGCGGAATGGAACGCTATTTCCAGCTGGCGCGCTGCTTCCGCGACGAGGACCTGCGTCCCAACCGGCAGCCGGAGTTCACCCAGCTCGATATCGAAGCCTCTTTTATCGATGAGGAATTTCTCTACGGGCTGGTCGAAGATCTCACCGTCAAGATGTTTGACATAGGCGGAATCACGCTGCACCGGCCTTTCCCCCGCATGACCTATATGGAGGCCATGGACACCACCGGCTCGGACCGTCCCGACCTGCGCTTCGGCCTGCGCTTCGTCGATGTAACGGACGTGTTTTCTCAAACCAACTATTCCATCTTCCGCCAGATACTTCAACGAGGCGGATGCATAAAGGGCATAAACATCAAGGGCCAGTCCGATAAACTCAGTAAAAACGTACTGCAGAATGAATATGCCAAAGAGATAGTGCCCTCATTCGGCGCCAGGGGCATGACCTGGATGCGAGCCGAACAGGGTAAACTCGAATCCAATATAGTCCAGTTTTTCAGCAGTTCGGAACTGAAGGAGCTGCACAGAAGGTTCGACGTCGCCGACGGGGACGTCCTCATCATGATCGCCGATGCCTCGTATGCCGTTGTCACATCGGCGCTCGGACAATTGCGCCTGCACCTGGCCAACCGTCTCGGCCTGATCCCCGCCGACAGCTTTTACCCGGTCTGGATAACGGAGTTCCCGTTGTTTGAGCCCACCGAGGAAGGGGGCGTCACCTCCAGTCACCATCCCTTCACAGCGCCGGACCGGACGGATTTCGATCCCGGGAACATCGAGGAACTGCTGGCGCTGCGCTCGCGGGCCTACGACCTGGTCGTGAACGGTGAGGAACTGGGCGGCGGCAGCATCCGCATCAGCGACCGCGATGTGCAGCGCAAGATATTTGCTGCGCTGGGTCTGACCGAAGAGGAAACGAAGGAGAAGTTCGGTTTTTTCCTGCGTGCCTTCGATTTCGGCGCGCCGCCGCACGGCGGCCTGGCGCTGGGCATGGACCGCACCGTGTCGATGATCCTGCAAACCCCCTCCATACGCGAGGTGATCGCTTTCCCCAAGAACCGCAGCGCCGCCTGTCCCCTCACCGGCGCTCCCTCTACGGTGAAACGCGAACAGCTGGCCGAGTTAGGGCTGTTGAACCTGGGCGGCCAGGTGATGCAGGCCTCGGGCGGCAAGGCCAATCCCAAGATGATACGTGAACTGCTAAGCAAGAAAATGGGATAG
- a CDS encoding enoyl-CoA hydratase-related protein — protein sequence MSYKYLLYEKKERIAYITINRPEVMNAICPPASDEMWEAFSDFRDDPEAWVVILTGAGEKAFSAGNDLKYQAQHGSDPAYMAIKTPGGFGGITEHYYCAKPMIAAVNGYALGGGFELALKCDIIIAADHAQFGLPEAKVGLIAGAGGIHRLPRMIPQKIALGMMFTGRPISAQEAYRIGLVNEVVPLKDLMSTADRWADDILHGSPLTIQATKEAALRGLDMKLEEAINTVFPGVDRLFKSEDFVEGPLAFFEKRPPQWKGR from the coding sequence ATGTCATACAAATACCTGCTGTACGAAAAGAAGGAAAGAATCGCATATATTACTATCAACCGTCCCGAGGTGATGAACGCGATCTGTCCGCCTGCCAGCGATGAGATGTGGGAGGCTTTCTCCGATTTTCGTGACGATCCTGAGGCCTGGGTAGTCATTCTGACCGGCGCCGGTGAGAAAGCCTTCTCGGCCGGCAACGACCTCAAGTACCAGGCTCAGCACGGCAGTGATCCTGCCTATATGGCGATTAAAACTCCGGGCGGTTTTGGCGGCATCACCGAGCACTATTATTGCGCCAAACCCATGATCGCCGCAGTCAACGGCTATGCCCTGGGCGGCGGTTTCGAGCTTGCGCTCAAATGCGACATTATCATAGCCGCCGACCATGCGCAGTTCGGCCTGCCGGAAGCAAAGGTCGGGCTGATAGCCGGCGCCGGCGGTATTCACCGCCTGCCCCGTATGATACCCCAGAAAATAGCCCTGGGCATGATGTTTACCGGCAGACCGATCAGCGCGCAGGAAGCCTATCGCATCGGGCTGGTAAATGAAGTTGTTCCACTGAAAGACCTGATGTCCACAGCCGATAGGTGGGCCGATGATATACTGCACGGCTCGCCGCTCACCATCCAGGCTACCAAGGAAGCTGCTCTGAGAGGGCTTGATATGAAACTGGAAGAGGCCATTAACACTGTATTCCCCGGTGTGGACAGGTTATTTAAATCCGAAGATTTCGTCGAAGGCCCTCTGGCATTTTTCGAGAAAAGGCCGCCGCAGTGGAAAGGGCGCTAA
- a CDS encoding GNAT family N-acetyltransferase produces MGTIANGKVTIRRMTRADIETIIELDKKLGGGKSEITYKDMVSLDPGGPLDFSFVAEIGNKVIGFVLARLMYMGMPFSEFCVINAIDIDEEHRGQGVGRRLVNEILDKCHEEGIYIVRAIFPEKNEKLRKAVENLGFRRSPVVNYDMTSDV; encoded by the coding sequence ATGGGCACGATCGCAAATGGAAAGGTCACGATCCGGCGCATGACCAGGGCAGACATCGAAACCATCATAGAACTTGACAAGAAACTTGGTGGAGGTAAGAGCGAGATAACCTATAAGGATATGGTATCCCTTGATCCCGGTGGCCCACTCGACTTCAGCTTTGTAGCGGAGATCGGCAATAAAGTTATAGGGTTTGTCCTCGCCCGCCTGATGTATATGGGGATGCCTTTCAGCGAGTTCTGTGTTATCAATGCCATAGATATTGATGAAGAGCATCGCGGGCAGGGCGTCGGCAGGAGGCTCGTCAATGAGATCCTCGACAAATGCCATGAGGAGGGCATATACATCGTACGCGCTATATTCCCTGAAAAAAATGAAAAGCTTCGTAAGGCTGTGGAGAATCTGGGCTTCCGGCGCAGTCCGGTGGTTAATTACGATATGACCTCTGATGTTTAA
- a CDS encoding DUF6125 family protein: MRKFEDVSKEEIRDLLGKGWLTHDGMWFYTVSSELGVDMANKLNKAAIKAMAPFEVNRLKKVTGLRENQLTGIEVLKEFLPAGMQMILPVSVFSKLHFSVMPGNILHWEWEDGECFAYKGMGRIGVIDRYECGVMYRVECWLELLGLKFTSIPQTTNCRMHTQGHCSGEFIFEF; the protein is encoded by the coding sequence ATGCGGAAGTTTGAGGATGTATCTAAAGAGGAGATCAGGGACCTGTTGGGCAAAGGCTGGCTGACCCATGACGGGATGTGGTTCTACACCGTGAGCAGCGAGCTGGGAGTGGACATGGCTAATAAACTGAACAAGGCCGCCATCAAGGCCATGGCCCCTTTTGAAGTAAACAGGCTGAAGAAGGTGACGGGCCTGCGGGAAAACCAGCTGACCGGCATTGAGGTACTGAAGGAATTCCTGCCGGCCGGCATGCAGATGATACTGCCCGTATCCGTGTTCAGCAAACTGCACTTTTCAGTTATGCCCGGCAATATTCTTCACTGGGAGTGGGAGGATGGAGAGTGCTTCGCCTACAAGGGCATGGGTCGCATCGGCGTGATCGACAGATATGAGTGCGGCGTGATGTACCGCGTCGAGTGCTGGCTGGAGCTGCTGGGCTTGAAATTCACGTCCATCCCGCAGACAACGAATTGCCGCATGCATACACAGGGCCACTGCTCAGGCGAATTCATCTTTGAGTTTTGA
- a CDS encoding type II toxin-antitoxin system RelE/ParE family toxin, with translation MMGSANYQIELSPAAERDTRKLYRRISRQDSERLIAAIDKLAEEPRPRGVRKIERAVTAYRMRVGRYRIVYDVFDDKKRVVILELTRRNEATYNL, from the coding sequence ATGATGGGATCAGCAAATTATCAAATCGAGCTCTCGCCAGCAGCAGAGCGGGATACCAGGAAACTATATCGCCGAATATCCCGTCAGGATTCCGAACGTTTAATTGCTGCTATTGATAAATTAGCCGAAGAACCCAGACCACGCGGGGTCAGGAAGATAGAACGTGCTGTTACTGCCTATCGGATGCGTGTAGGCAGATACCGTATAGTTTACGATGTCTTCGATGATAAAAAACGTGTTGTGATACTTGAATTAACACGTCGGAATGAGGCCACGTATAATTTGTAA
- a CDS encoding enoyl-CoA hydratase-related protein has product MVETVRLEKDGKISRLILNRPTHYNAFNFDMIDGLACALVELAVDKSVRAIIITGEGKAFCAGGDLKWVSGFAGGPAAGFHRLAASYHLAVMEIRRMNKPVIAAINGIAAGGGFSLALACDFRVMEKSSTMLQAYTSNGLCIDGGGTFTLPRIVGLARALEIMAFDAPISSGQALSWGLVNKVVDDGKSLAEATAMARTLSDRSLISYGCVKQLLNDSFANNFESQIEQERMMLCACADGPDAKEGLKAFVEKRKPIYHSH; this is encoded by the coding sequence ATGGTTGAAACGGTCAGACTTGAAAAAGACGGCAAGATATCCAGGTTGATACTTAACCGCCCGACACATTATAACGCCTTTAATTTCGACATGATCGACGGGCTGGCCTGTGCCCTTGTGGAGCTGGCTGTCGATAAGAGCGTGCGTGCCATTATCATAACCGGCGAGGGTAAGGCTTTCTGCGCCGGCGGCGATCTCAAGTGGGTCAGCGGATTCGCCGGTGGTCCGGCCGCAGGTTTCCACAGGCTGGCGGCCAGCTATCACCTGGCCGTGATGGAGATACGCCGCATGAACAAGCCGGTGATCGCCGCCATCAACGGGATCGCGGCAGGAGGCGGATTTTCTCTGGCGCTGGCCTGCGATTTCCGCGTCATGGAGAAATCGTCAACCATGCTACAGGCCTACACTTCCAACGGGCTGTGCATCGACGGCGGGGGCACCTTCACACTCCCCAGGATCGTGGGGCTGGCGCGCGCGCTGGAGATCATGGCCTTCGATGCCCCGATATCGTCCGGGCAGGCGCTCTCCTGGGGTCTGGTGAATAAAGTGGTTGACGACGGTAAATCGCTGGCCGAGGCGACCGCCATGGCGCGTACGCTGTCAGACAGGTCGCTGATTTCTTACGGCTGCGTTAAGCAGCTTCTCAACGATTCCTTTGCCAACAACTTTGAATCGCAGATCGAGCAGGAGAGGATGATGCTGTGCGCCTGCGCGGACGGGCCGGACGCAAAAGAGGGCTTGAAAGCCTTCGTCGAGAAGCGCAAACCTATCTACCACTCTCATTAA
- a CDS encoding DUF5667 domain-containing protein: MSKFLTALLVMVCALAMVVSAAPASADSAEITAIGEATTPAILPDSGFNFLNGWGRNIQLAFAGSEAEKAKLMLKYAGEDALALKAMYAAGKYDVGAKQTEQYALQLQNTVQAVEQVRASQGEAASTELVANLEQNYLKQQEILLSVLEKAPEAAQSGLLNAIENSNKHVATAILAHEGEQALLQYQTQVNQQTTNLGSETRLKVQQKLQAVHGQSGNSGGQGVQTQTQTQTQTQTQIQAQTQTGTQTQAQIEAQTPSLLPVQVQVQATVQTQQQTQQQTGQQNQGSGSSNAGAGGGGQGGGNQK, translated from the coding sequence ATGTCTAAATTTTTAACAGCATTACTGGTTATGGTCTGCGCCCTGGCAATGGTCGTCTCAGCCGCGCCGGCCTCGGCCGACAGCGCAGAGATAACAGCCATAGGGGAGGCCACAACGCCTGCAATCCTGCCGGACTCGGGATTTAATTTCCTGAACGGCTGGGGCAGAAACATTCAGCTGGCGTTCGCCGGAAGCGAGGCCGAAAAGGCCAAACTGATGCTGAAGTACGCCGGCGAAGACGCGCTGGCCTTGAAGGCGATGTATGCGGCGGGCAAGTATGATGTCGGCGCTAAACAAACCGAACAGTATGCTCTGCAACTGCAGAACACCGTACAGGCCGTAGAGCAGGTCAGGGCCAGCCAGGGTGAAGCGGCATCAACGGAACTCGTCGCCAACCTGGAACAGAATTATCTTAAACAGCAGGAAATCCTGCTCTCAGTGCTGGAAAAAGCGCCCGAAGCAGCGCAAAGCGGCCTGCTCAACGCCATAGAGAACTCCAACAAACATGTCGCCACAGCGATCCTGGCACATGAAGGTGAGCAAGCACTGCTGCAGTACCAGACTCAGGTAAATCAACAGACTACTAATCTGGGAAGCGAGACCAGGTTAAAGGTACAACAAAAGCTGCAGGCCGTGCATGGACAGTCCGGCAACAGTGGCGGACAGGGCGTTCAAACACAGACACAAACACAGACACAAACTCAGACGCAGATTCAGGCCCAGACTCAGACTGGGACACAGACTCAGGCTCAAATCGAGGCCCAGACACCATCTCTGCTGCCGGTGCAGGTACAGGTTCAGGCTACCGTGCAGACTCAACAGCAGACCCAGCAGCAGACCGGACAGCAGAATCAGGGCAGTGGCTCTTCAAACGCCGGCGCCGGCGGCGGCGGTCAGGGCGGCGGCAACCAGAAATAG
- a CDS encoding AMP-binding protein, which translates to MADHYDQRPWLKQYDPHVPATIKYPELTFWESIKESFQKFPKRIALWYMGTPFTFGQLDAMSNRFAALLQKSGIKKGDIVGVGLPNLPAYFVAALGIQKAGCVLSGVSPLLTEEELKYQLKDSGAKALLTLDAMFPRIKRMAPETELKLCVFTSILDYIPQPIKTLAKLSKKVPTGKVETLEGREVRLFTDVMKKMPADNIEVKVGPDDTCAMQYTGGTTGLPKGAELTHRNLVRQMIQITTWLDTPVGEQVGLTAMPLFHIAGLVMGLAMFSKAVTQVAVPNPRDLKFIIKWMKKTRPHLIGNVPVIFLELMKQPDFRSYDFSGVQYFCSGAAPFPPEYIKEFESIVGANKLVEVYGLTETSAIVTAGPLFGKKKPGSVGLPISDTDIKIVDTTTGEPVPFGEPGEIIIKGPQVFTKGYFGKPEETARVLQDGWFHTGDIGQMDEEGYIFVVDRLKDMVNVSGYKVFTRQLDDIICEFPDVDTGASVGIPDPNRPGSEMVATAIVLKPGIEQSEEEKKKITEYLRGRVAPYKVPKKIVFMDKLPTSAIGKVLKRELRSQLAESARK; encoded by the coding sequence ATGGCTGATCATTACGATCAGAGGCCCTGGCTCAAGCAGTACGATCCGCACGTTCCCGCCACTATCAAGTATCCCGAGCTCACATTCTGGGAATCCATCAAGGAGTCTTTTCAAAAATTCCCCAAACGCATTGCCCTGTGGTACATGGGCACGCCGTTCACTTTCGGCCAGCTCGATGCTATGTCCAACCGCTTTGCCGCGCTCCTGCAAAAATCAGGTATAAAGAAGGGCGACATCGTCGGTGTGGGCTTGCCCAACCTGCCGGCGTACTTTGTTGCCGCGCTGGGCATCCAGAAGGCCGGATGTGTGCTGAGCGGTGTCAGCCCGCTGTTGACGGAGGAGGAGCTGAAATACCAGCTCAAGGACTCGGGCGCCAAAGCGCTCTTAACGCTGGATGCAATGTTTCCGCGTATTAAGCGGATGGCGCCGGAGACGGAGCTTAAACTGTGCGTTTTCACAAGCATACTGGACTATATACCGCAGCCGATCAAAACGCTGGCAAAGCTATCTAAGAAGGTGCCCACCGGCAAGGTGGAGACTCTCGAGGGCAGGGAGGTCCGGCTGTTCACAGACGTGATGAAAAAGATGCCGGCCGACAATATCGAGGTCAAGGTCGGTCCCGATGATACATGTGCCATGCAGTATACGGGAGGAACTACGGGCCTGCCCAAGGGCGCTGAGCTGACCCATCGCAATCTGGTACGGCAGATGATACAGATCACGACCTGGCTGGATACGCCGGTAGGGGAGCAGGTCGGGCTGACGGCCATGCCGCTTTTCCACATCGCCGGCCTGGTGATGGGGCTGGCCATGTTCTCCAAGGCGGTCACACAGGTGGCTGTGCCAAACCCGCGCGACCTGAAGTTCATTATCAAGTGGATGAAGAAGACCAGGCCGCATCTCATCGGCAATGTGCCCGTCATCTTCCTGGAGCTGATGAAGCAGCCCGACTTCCGTTCCTATGATTTCTCGGGAGTGCAGTATTTCTGCAGCGGCGCCGCGCCCTTCCCGCCGGAGTATATCAAAGAGTTTGAGAGCATTGTGGGCGCAAACAAGCTGGTGGAGGTCTACGGTCTGACCGAGACCAGCGCTATCGTGACGGCCGGTCCGCTTTTCGGCAAGAAGAAGCCGGGTTCGGTCGGCCTGCCCATATCCGATACCGATATTAAAATAGTGGATACCACCACCGGCGAGCCGGTGCCCTTCGGTGAGCCGGGCGAGATTATCATCAAAGGTCCGCAGGTGTTCACCAAAGGCTATTTCGGCAAACCGGAGGAGACGGCCAGGGTGCTACAAGACGGCTGGTTCCATACGGGAGATATCGGCCAGATGGACGAGGAGGGCTACATCTTTGTAGTGGACCGCCTAAAGGATATGGTCAACGTGTCGGGCTACAAGGTCTTCACGCGCCAGCTCGATGACATCATCTGCGAGTTCCCAGATGTCGACACGGGCGCGAGCGTGGGTATACCGGATCCTAACCGGCCCGGCTCCGAGATGGTAGCTACGGCTATCGTGCTCAAACCCGGCATCGAGCAGAGCGAGGAGGAGAAGAAGAAGATCACCGAGTACCTGCGCGGCAGGGTCGCGCCCTACAAGGTGCCCAAGAAAATCGTCTTTATGGACAAGCTGCCCACATCGGCCATCGGCAAAGTGCTCAAACGCGAGCTGCGCAGCCAGCTGGCCGAGAGCGCCAGGAAATAG
- a CDS encoding MBL fold metallo-hydrolase has translation MQSAFRVCEKVYMVGSADISSGMDCCVYLVDAGELVLIDAGAGGSTDRLIDNIQALGFIPEQLTTLIITHAHIDHIGSAADLRDKFNLRVIAHMEDSAAIESGKKVGAEHYGVRYRPCPVDEKLAGQLNELVIGTTKFNFIHVPGHTPGSMVVTMESEGKNVLFGQDIHGPYLPMWGGDPRLAAKSLERIMQFEADILCEGHYGVIKPADEVRQFIGEFLDELACR, from the coding sequence ATGCAGAGCGCATTTAGAGTCTGTGAAAAGGTCTACATGGTCGGCAGCGCCGATATCTCCAGCGGCATGGATTGCTGCGTCTACCTGGTCGACGCCGGCGAACTGGTTCTGATCGATGCCGGGGCAGGCGGGAGCACGGACAGGTTGATCGACAATATACAGGCGCTGGGTTTCATACCCGAGCAGTTAACTACGCTGATCATAACCCATGCGCATATCGACCATATCGGATCCGCAGCGGACCTGCGCGACAAATTCAATCTCCGCGTGATCGCCCATATGGAGGATTCCGCAGCCATAGAATCGGGTAAAAAGGTGGGCGCCGAGCACTATGGCGTGCGCTACCGGCCCTGCCCGGTGGATGAAAAACTCGCTGGGCAGTTGAATGAACTGGTCATAGGTACGACAAAATTCAATTTCATTCATGTGCCCGGACATACGCCCGGCAGCATGGTGGTGACGATGGAATCGGAAGGGAAGAATGTCCTCTTCGGGCAGGATATACACGGACCGTATCTGCCCATGTGGGGAGGCGACCCGCGGCTTGCGGCGAAATCGCTGGAGCGAATAATGCAATTTGAAGCGGATATACTTTGTGAAGGGCACTACGGCGTGATTAAACCGGCGGATGAGGTGAGGCAGTTCATCGGTGAATTCCTGGATGAGCTCGCATGCCGATAG
- a CDS encoding aldehyde dehydrogenase family protein has translation MDHYKLFIDGKFVDAGSGKTFQTIDPGTGAPIATVAQAGKEDAEAAIAAARRAFDKGEWSRMPVKERMAKVQDFADQVAQQGLRLAATESMDAGQIISLAKFMPLISITHMRNLSLAAATKFPWEEEIPVSGNAFAPGREFIRREPLGVCVGIVPWNYPMYIAVWKITPALCMGNTIVIKPASVTPLTACILAEAAKAAGIPDGVINVIPGPGGELGKVLCTHPDVDKVALTGSTEVGREIMKLAAGTIKKVSLELGGKSANIILDDADIDLAVEGACFGTFFHQGQVCSSGTRLLVQAKIYDQFLDKMKKRAEMLRVGYQMDPNSHMGPIVSKEQLATVERYVKIGKEEGAEVITGGRRIDVPGMPEGNYYAPTIFAGVNNKMRIAQEEIFGPVVSVIKFESDEEALSIANDSIYGLAGGVFSGNNARAQRLAGQVRTGTMWINNYHIFSDFCPFGGYRQSGIGRDFGMECLHEYTQIKRIHVNSMAHNHTNMYFQLISDYKKVDGFSYSAPTTVVSGHGALSSIYKAIVDLGCKRALILTDPGVKAAGLADLVKNALADFCVGMFDKIPADPDLEAVDTATEVARELKADCIVSVGGGSVMDTAKGVCVTLKNGGRANDYLNFLVLTEPQTPHIAVPTTSGTGSEVTSVAVLTSHTAGRKLFIVDPKIAPNVAILDPIFTLGLPKSLTVSTAMDALTHAVEAMTSTMSNLICDGMALQAIRLIGENLPLAVEDGRNEKARINLQVAATMAGWAFTTAQVGLAHGMAHTVGALHHVPHGAACGIVLPKVMRYNVETSADKLALVAHALGVNIKGMSEKDAALAAADAVEALMQKVGHPMRLRDVGVPEENLAICAFHAIADTAVIFNGRPVSDPNDIIQLYTQAY, from the coding sequence ATGGACCATTATAAACTTTTTATCGACGGCAAATTCGTGGATGCCGGGAGCGGAAAAACATTCCAGACGATCGATCCGGGCACAGGAGCGCCCATTGCCACCGTGGCGCAGGCGGGCAAGGAGGATGCCGAGGCCGCCATTGCGGCGGCGCGCAGGGCATTCGATAAGGGCGAGTGGAGCAGGATGCCGGTGAAAGAGCGCATGGCCAAGGTCCAGGATTTCGCCGACCAGGTTGCACAGCAGGGGCTGCGCCTGGCCGCTACGGAATCGATGGATGCGGGCCAGATAATATCGCTGGCCAAGTTCATGCCGCTCATCTCCATCACCCACATGCGCAATTTGAGTCTGGCGGCGGCCACCAAATTTCCCTGGGAGGAGGAGATACCCGTATCGGGCAATGCTTTTGCGCCCGGACGAGAGTTTATCCGCAGGGAGCCGCTGGGTGTATGCGTGGGGATCGTGCCCTGGAACTACCCCATGTATATCGCGGTCTGGAAGATAACCCCGGCATTGTGCATGGGCAATACCATAGTTATCAAACCGGCGTCGGTGACGCCTTTAACCGCCTGCATACTGGCTGAGGCCGCTAAAGCGGCCGGCATTCCCGATGGCGTAATCAACGTCATACCCGGCCCTGGCGGGGAACTGGGCAAGGTGCTATGCACCCACCCCGACGTGGACAAGGTCGCGCTGACCGGCAGCACGGAGGTAGGCCGTGAGATCATGAAACTGGCCGCCGGAACTATTAAAAAAGTATCGCTGGAGCTGGGCGGCAAATCGGCCAATATCATACTCGATGATGCGGACATCGACCTGGCGGTGGAAGGCGCCTGCTTCGGCACCTTCTTCCATCAGGGGCAGGTATGTTCATCGGGCACCAGGCTGCTGGTGCAGGCCAAAATCTACGATCAGTTCCTGGATAAGATGAAGAAGCGCGCCGAGATGCTGCGCGTGGGCTACCAGATGGATCCCAATTCACACATGGGACCGATCGTGAGCAAGGAACAGCTGGCCACCGTCGAACGCTACGTTAAAATCGGAAAAGAGGAGGGCGCAGAGGTTATCACGGGCGGCAGGCGCATCGACGTTCCCGGCATGCCGGAAGGCAATTACTATGCTCCCACCATCTTTGCCGGAGTGAACAACAAAATGCGCATCGCGCAGGAGGAGATCTTCGGCCCCGTGGTCAGCGTTATCAAGTTCGAAAGCGACGAGGAGGCGCTGTCCATCGCCAACGATTCTATTTACGGCCTTGCGGGCGGCGTGTTCTCCGGCAATAACGCCAGGGCCCAGCGCCTGGCCGGGCAGGTACGTACGGGCACGATGTGGATCAACAACTACCACATCTTCTCGGACTTCTGCCCCTTCGGAGGCTACCGGCAGTCGGGAATTGGACGCGATTTCGGCATGGAGTGCCTGCATGAATATACACAGATCAAGCGTATACACGTAAATTCCATGGCCCACAACCACACCAATATGTACTTCCAGCTGATATCGGACTACAAGAAAGTGGACGGATTCAGCTACTCCGCTCCCACGACCGTCGTGTCCGGCCACGGAGCGCTATCGTCGATATACAAGGCGATAGTCGACCTGGGCTGCAAGAGGGCGCTGATACTGACCGATCCGGGAGTTAAGGCGGCCGGCCTGGCCGACCTGGTCAAGAATGCCCTGGCGGATTTCTGCGTAGGCATGTTCGATAAGATACCTGCCGACCCCGATCTGGAGGCTGTGGATACCGCCACAGAGGTGGCGCGTGAGTTAAAGGCCGACTGCATCGTCAGCGTGGGAGGCGGCAGTGTTATGGACACCGCCAAGGGTGTCTGCGTAACCCTTAAAAACGGCGGCAGGGCCAACGATTATCTCAACTTCCTGGTGCTGACCGAGCCGCAGACGCCGCACATCGCCGTTCCCACAACATCCGGCACAGGCAGCGAGGTGACCAGCGTAGCCGTACTCACCAGCCACACCGCCGGCCGCAAGCTGTTTATCGTGGATCCTAAGATCGCGCCGAATGTGGCCATACTCGATCCGATCTTCACCCTGGGGTTGCCCAAATCGCTGACCGTATCGACGGCCATGGATGCTCTGACTCACGCCGTGGAGGCTATGACCAGCACGATGTCGAACTTGATCTGCGACGGCATGGCGTTGCAGGCCATCAGATTGATCGGGGAGAACCTCCCGCTGGCCGTGGAGGATGGCAGGAACGAGAAAGCCAGGATTAACCTGCAGGTGGCTGCCACCATGGCCGGCTGGGCTTTTACCACCGCACAGGTCGGGCTGGCGCACGGCATGGCCCACACAGTCGGCGCGCTTCATCACGTGCCGCATGGCGCAGCCTGCGGCATCGTCCTCCCCAAGGTGATGCGTTACAACGTCGAAACGTCCGCCGACAAGCTGGCGCTGGTGGCGCATGCGCTGGGCGTCAATATCAAAGGCATGAGCGAGAAAGATGCCGCCCTCGCGGCGGCGGACGCAGTGGAAGCGCTGATGCAGAAGGTGGGACATCCCATGAGGCTGCGCGATGTGGGAGTTCCCGAGGAGAACCTGGCCATATGCGCTTTCCACGCCATTGCAGATACAGCCGTTATCTTCAACGGGCGTCCCGTCAGTGATCCCAACGACATAATTCAGCTGTATACACAGGCTTATTAA